A window of the Paenibacillus woosongensis genome harbors these coding sequences:
- the hemG gene encoding protoporphyrinogen oxidase codes for MSDASRKVVIVGGGLTGLSAAFYIRKFYKEKGCKPEITIIEKDKVLGGKIETLHRDGFVIEKGPDSFLARKTAMVDLAKELEIDHELVTTNPEAKKTYIVNQGRLHPMPSGLVLGVPTEIGPFLRSGLVSWSGKLRALMDLVRAPRKSTEDESLGNFIERRLGAEVLSNMTEPLLAGIYAGDTYRLSLQSTFPQFGEMERKYGSLIKGMMTGKKPVETHTGTKKSAFLTFRQGLQSLVHALVHDLDDVEQRLESAVSAIEPRSGEQAGYEVVLASGERVAADDVVVTTPAFAAADLLRPLVDVTELDAINYVSVANVVLAFEREDVSGSFDGSGFLVPRKEGRNITACTWTGVKWLHTSPEDKMLLRCYVGRFGDEEKVSYPDEELIALVRKDLRELMNITAEPLFAEITRLPKSMPQYPVNHLRHIAEFRSRLDRMLPGIYATGAAFEGVGLPDCIRQAKELAGQMADRLAR; via the coding sequence ATGAGCGATGCGTCCCGCAAGGTAGTTATTGTCGGCGGGGGCTTGACCGGACTTAGCGCGGCTTTCTATATCCGCAAATTTTATAAGGAAAAGGGATGCAAACCGGAAATAACGATCATCGAAAAGGATAAAGTCCTTGGCGGCAAGATCGAAACTTTGCATCGCGACGGCTTCGTCATCGAGAAAGGGCCGGATTCGTTCCTGGCCCGCAAGACGGCGATGGTCGACCTGGCCAAGGAGCTTGAAATTGATCACGAGCTGGTCACGACAAATCCCGAAGCGAAGAAAACGTATATCGTCAATCAGGGGCGGCTGCACCCGATGCCGTCCGGTCTAGTGCTCGGAGTTCCGACAGAGATCGGCCCCTTTCTGAGATCCGGGCTCGTCAGCTGGAGCGGCAAGCTTCGGGCGCTGATGGATCTCGTGCGAGCGCCACGGAAGAGCACGGAAGACGAGTCGCTAGGGAATTTCATCGAACGCCGCCTGGGAGCGGAAGTGTTAAGCAATATGACGGAGCCGCTGCTCGCGGGCATTTATGCGGGGGATACATATCGTCTTAGCCTGCAATCGACGTTCCCGCAGTTCGGTGAAATGGAGCGTAAGTACGGCAGCCTGATCAAGGGAATGATGACGGGCAAAAAGCCTGTAGAGACGCATACCGGAACGAAGAAAAGCGCCTTCCTGACCTTCCGTCAAGGACTGCAAAGCCTGGTGCATGCTCTTGTCCATGACTTGGACGATGTGGAGCAGCGGCTGGAATCGGCGGTTAGCGCGATTGAGCCGCGCAGCGGCGAGCAGGCAGGCTATGAGGTCGTTCTCGCTTCCGGCGAAAGGGTTGCTGCCGATGACGTGGTTGTGACGACGCCGGCGTTTGCCGCCGCCGATTTGCTGCGGCCGCTCGTTGACGTCACCGAGCTGGACGCCATTAACTACGTTTCCGTAGCGAACGTAGTGCTTGCTTTCGAGCGGGAAGATGTCAGCGGATCGTTTGACGGTTCCGGCTTCCTGGTTCCCCGCAAGGAGGGACGCAATATTACGGCCTGTACGTGGACGGGCGTGAAGTGGCTGCACACCAGCCCCGAGGACAAAATGCTCCTCCGCTGCTATGTCGGACGCTTCGGCGATGAGGAGAAAGTGTCTTATCCGGACGAGGAGCTGATCGCGCTGGTCAGGAAAGACTTGCGGGAGCTGATGAATATTACGGCGGAGCCGCTGTTCGCGGAAATTACCCGCCTGCCGAAGTCCATGCCGCAGTATCCCGTGAATCATTTACGGCATATTGCCGAGTTCAGGTCCCGGCTGGACAGGATGCTGCCCGGCATTTACGCTACGGGCGCTGCCTTTGAAGGCGTCGGCCTGCCGGATTGCATCCGCCAAGCTAAAGAATTGGCCGGACAAATGGCCGACCGGCTTGCCCGCTAG
- a CDS encoding THUMP domain-containing class I SAM-dependent RNA methyltransferase, whose amino-acid sequence MPGPLQLIATSPMGLEAVVARELKELGYEDTKVENGRVNFTGDFIDICRCNLWLRTSDRVLIKMGEFSAVTFDELFEGTKALPWQDWIPAHGEFPVEGRSHKSQLSSVPACQGIVKKAIVEKLKESYRTEWFEETGPRYVIEINLLNDIALLTLDATGPALHKRGYRKLATEAPLKETMAAAMILLSRWNQNPSRPFYDPCCGSGTLPIEAAMIGWNIAPGLRRSFNAEGWPVLPEELWQQAREEAFDAVQDDIPLNIAGSDIDPKAIEVATAAAKSAGLGKEIAFEVLPAARIQPQGDYGCLITNPPYGERIGEEKEVRKLISQLGRVAAGLPTWSFFALTPTKQFEHDFQRKADKRRKLFNGRIECQYLQFLGPLPPRH is encoded by the coding sequence ATGCCAGGTCCACTGCAATTAATCGCGACCTCCCCTATGGGACTCGAAGCCGTCGTGGCTAGGGAACTTAAAGAACTGGGGTACGAAGATACGAAGGTTGAGAACGGGCGAGTGAATTTTACCGGAGATTTCATCGACATTTGCCGCTGCAACTTATGGCTGCGCACGTCAGACCGCGTGCTGATCAAAATGGGTGAATTCTCTGCGGTCACGTTCGATGAGCTGTTCGAAGGAACAAAGGCGCTCCCTTGGCAGGACTGGATTCCGGCCCATGGCGAGTTCCCCGTCGAAGGCCGTTCCCACAAATCCCAGTTAAGCAGCGTTCCCGCGTGCCAGGGAATTGTCAAAAAAGCGATTGTCGAGAAGCTCAAGGAATCCTACCGCACCGAATGGTTCGAGGAAACCGGACCGCGCTACGTCATTGAAATCAATCTGCTGAATGACATAGCGCTGCTGACGCTCGATGCGACCGGACCGGCATTGCATAAACGCGGCTACCGCAAGCTGGCGACCGAAGCTCCTCTGAAGGAGACCATGGCTGCCGCCATGATTTTGCTCAGCCGCTGGAATCAAAATCCGTCGCGCCCTTTCTATGACCCTTGCTGCGGATCAGGGACGCTGCCGATTGAAGCCGCGATGATCGGCTGGAATATCGCCCCTGGGCTGCGCCGTTCCTTCAATGCCGAGGGATGGCCAGTCCTTCCCGAAGAACTGTGGCAGCAGGCGCGCGAGGAAGCGTTCGACGCGGTCCAGGATGATATCCCGCTGAACATCGCCGGCAGCGACATTGATCCGAAAGCGATCGAGGTAGCCACGGCTGCCGCCAAGAGCGCCGGGCTCGGCAAGGAGATCGCTTTTGAGGTTCTGCCAGCAGCCAGAATACAGCCCCAGGGCGACTACGGCTGCCTGATCACGAACCCGCCGTACGGTGAGCGGATCGGTGAGGAGAAGGAAGTCCGCAAGCTGATTTCCCAGCTTGGCCGGGTGGCAGCCGGGCTTCCGACCTGGTCGTTCTTTGCGCTCACGCCTACCAAGCAATTCGAGCATGATTTTCAGCGTAAGGCAGACAAACGCCGCAAGCTGTTCAACGGCCGAATCGAGTGCCAATATCTGCAATTTCTGGGTCCCCTTCCTCCGCGGCATTAA
- the hemH gene encoding ferrochelatase, producing MNKIGVLVMSYGTPESLDHVEAYYTHIRRGNPPTEEQLKELKDRYEAIVGGVFPLRANTDSQVATLQETLDRLNPDKEQQFVCYQGLKHARPFIEDGVAKMAEDGITEAIGIVLAPHYSVMSVGGYIKRAQAKAEECGLNMKFIESYHLHPKLIQAFAERVSAKLDLFEEAGAERSKVKVLFSAHSLPEKILAMGDPYQDQLLATSAAVAEKAGAGSWQFTWQSAGRTAVPWLGPDILDTLRTLSQEQVEDVLVAPVGFVSDHLEILYDLDIEAKAIAKELDIRLERIDSLNTDPLYMETLSEVILNTQVKE from the coding sequence ATGAACAAAATTGGTGTATTGGTAATGTCATACGGAACGCCGGAGAGCCTGGACCACGTAGAGGCCTATTACACGCATATCCGACGGGGGAATCCGCCTACGGAGGAACAGCTGAAAGAGCTTAAAGACCGCTATGAAGCGATCGTGGGAGGGGTGTTCCCTCTTCGGGCCAACACGGACAGCCAGGTCGCAACCCTGCAGGAGACGCTGGATCGGCTCAATCCGGACAAAGAGCAACAATTCGTATGCTATCAAGGCTTGAAGCATGCGCGCCCATTTATCGAGGATGGTGTAGCCAAAATGGCTGAAGACGGAATTACGGAAGCGATCGGCATCGTCCTGGCCCCCCATTATTCCGTGATGAGCGTTGGCGGCTATATCAAGCGTGCCCAGGCCAAGGCCGAGGAATGCGGTCTGAATATGAAGTTCATCGAGAGCTATCACCTTCATCCGAAGCTGATTCAGGCCTTCGCCGAACGCGTATCCGCCAAGCTGGATTTGTTCGAGGAGGCGGGAGCCGAGCGCAGCAAGGTCAAGGTATTGTTCAGCGCGCACAGCCTGCCGGAGAAAATCCTGGCCATGGGCGATCCTTACCAGGATCAGCTTCTGGCGACCTCCGCCGCCGTTGCGGAGAAGGCAGGAGCAGGCTCCTGGCAGTTTACTTGGCAAAGCGCGGGTCGTACCGCTGTGCCTTGGCTGGGGCCGGATATTCTCGATACGCTCCGCACCCTTAGTCAGGAGCAGGTCGAGGATGTGCTCGTAGCGCCGGTCGGTTTCGTATCCGACCACCTCGAGATACTGTACGATCTGGATATCGAAGCGAAGGCCATCGCCAAGGAGCTCGACATCCGGCTGGAACGGATCGATTCTTTAAATACTGATCCGTTATACATGGAGACATTAAGTGAGGTCATCCTTAACACTCAGGTAAAGGAATGA
- a CDS encoding class I SAM-dependent methyltransferase, with the protein MLTPEQYSEKLYAEDEQLNKVKQSIEDSGIRDVSVVPGYGRLLTLLVKSSGAKSALEIGALGGYSGICLARGLSEGGKLLSLELKEENAAMARSNMAAAGYGEIVDYRVGPALDSLIELERQGQRFDFFFIDADKENYPVYLEYAIKLALPGAIIAGDNTLLRGRTLNPDKNGPAVLAMRKFNEMIARDERLLSTFLPAFDGLALALVK; encoded by the coding sequence ATGTTAACCCCTGAACAATACAGTGAAAAATTATACGCTGAGGATGAGCAGTTGAATAAAGTGAAGCAATCGATTGAAGACAGCGGGATCAGGGACGTATCAGTCGTCCCGGGCTACGGCAGGCTGCTGACTTTGCTGGTCAAGTCCTCCGGGGCCAAGTCGGCTCTGGAAATCGGCGCGCTGGGCGGATACAGCGGGATTTGCCTGGCGAGAGGGCTTTCCGAGGGCGGCAAGCTGTTGTCTTTAGAGCTAAAGGAGGAGAATGCGGCTATGGCCCGCAGCAATATGGCGGCAGCCGGATACGGGGAGATCGTGGACTACCGGGTCGGTCCGGCCCTGGACAGCCTGATCGAGCTGGAGCGGCAGGGGCAGCGGTTCGACTTCTTTTTTATCGATGCAGACAAAGAGAATTACCCGGTATATTTGGAATATGCGATCAAATTGGCTCTACCCGGGGCGATCATCGCTGGGGACAACACGCTGCTGCGCGGCCGTACCCTGAACCCGGACAAAAACGGCCCTGCCGTACTTGCCATGCGCAAGTTCAATGAAATGATTGCCCGGGACGAACGTCTCCTAAGCACCTTTTTACCGGCCTTTGACGGTCTAGCTCTAGCGCTGGTTAAATAG
- a CDS encoding MFS transporter, with product MKDNTWKVNVLVLWFGQFLVNAGMTMITPFLSLYLARDLNVQGEQAIGFWAGSIFAANFATAFIFQPIWGKLADRYGRKIMLLRSGFGMAIVITLMGFATQPWHLLALRMLNGTISGFNPAAVALVSGTAPKERMGFAMGVVQSGIVAGTILGPLIGGLLAEWIGFRPIFYITGILLFVASVLAMLFVRESFDREEAAHVPQISILQGFMELNKTPQLTALFAVTFLLQFAMLSPMSLLPIYVEHLHGIAANVPFWAGMVTAATGISNMITSPVLGRVSDKIGAHRILTYCLIGAAATLIPQAFVQSVWQLIIVRFLLGIFMGGLLPSVNALIRHYTPDGMESRAFGFNSSTLALGNMLGALIGGFLSGYIGIEGIFIISGVLLLCNTVWVRLKLYSKPRLGSLKQG from the coding sequence GTGAAGGACAATACCTGGAAAGTGAACGTCCTTGTGCTTTGGTTCGGTCAGTTCCTCGTCAACGCAGGCATGACCATGATCACTCCGTTTCTGTCTCTATACCTCGCAAGGGATTTGAATGTGCAGGGCGAGCAAGCCATCGGTTTCTGGGCAGGATCGATTTTTGCCGCGAACTTTGCCACGGCATTTATTTTCCAGCCGATTTGGGGCAAGCTCGCCGATCGCTACGGCCGCAAAATCATGCTGCTGCGATCCGGCTTCGGGATGGCGATCGTCATCACATTGATGGGCTTCGCCACGCAGCCCTGGCATTTACTGGCTCTGCGCATGCTAAATGGAACGATTTCGGGATTCAATCCCGCCGCGGTCGCACTCGTCTCGGGAACCGCGCCCAAGGAGCGGATGGGCTTTGCCATGGGCGTGGTGCAATCCGGCATCGTCGCCGGGACGATACTCGGTCCGCTGATCGGCGGCCTGCTGGCTGAATGGATCGGATTCCGGCCGATATTCTATATTACGGGCATTCTGCTGTTCGTTGCCTCTGTCCTCGCCATGCTGTTTGTTCGCGAAAGCTTCGATCGCGAGGAAGCGGCTCATGTCCCGCAAATCTCCATTTTGCAGGGGTTCATGGAGCTGAACAAAACGCCTCAGCTGACAGCGCTGTTCGCAGTAACCTTCCTGCTGCAATTCGCCATGTTAAGCCCGATGTCGCTCCTGCCGATATATGTCGAGCATTTACACGGCATCGCCGCTAACGTGCCGTTCTGGGCGGGCATGGTCACCGCCGCTACCGGCATATCGAATATGATTACCTCGCCCGTCCTGGGCAGAGTCAGCGACAAAATCGGGGCGCACCGCATTTTGACGTACTGCCTAATCGGAGCCGCCGCAACGCTGATTCCTCAGGCCTTCGTGCAAAGCGTCTGGCAGCTGATTATTGTCCGCTTCCTGTTGGGGATATTCATGGGCGGCCTTCTGCCCAGCGTTAACGCACTCATCCGGCATTATACACCCGACGGCATGGAGAGCAGGGCTTTCGGCTTCAACAGCAGCACGCTCGCGTTGGGGAACATGCTTGGCGCTTTGATCGGAGGCTTTTTGTCCGGCTATATTGGCATTGAGGGCATCTTCATCATTTCCGGCGTGCTTCTCTTATGCAACACCGTCTGGGTCCGCTTGAAGCTGTACTCGAAGCCAAGGCTGGGCTCTCTGAAGCAAGGCTGA
- the hemE gene encoding uroporphyrinogen decarboxylase, translating to MSYNDRFIRACLRQEVDRAPVWYMRQAGRYDPEYRKIKEKYSLLEICLQPELAAEVTLMPVKKLGVDAAILYSDIMNPVASIGIDFDIVKDVGPVIHNPIRTKADIDRLKPIDVENDLSHILKTISILDKELDVPLITFAGAPFTLASYLIEGRPSKNYIRTKSLMYGEPQLWHNLMEKLGDMVITYLRAHIKNGGKAFQVFDSWVGALSSKDFEIYVLPTIKRIFAELRDLDVPKIYFPGVSSGELLPTLPGLEADVIGIDWRVPIREGRLRTGGKYAIQGNLDPLVLTAPMEVIKEYAREIIDQGVESPGFIFNLGHGLFPEASLDKLRELTEYVHEYSAEVIARQKQQTV from the coding sequence ATGAGTTACAATGACCGGTTTATTCGTGCCTGTCTCAGGCAGGAAGTTGATCGTGCTCCTGTTTGGTACATGCGACAGGCGGGAAGATACGATCCGGAGTACCGCAAGATCAAGGAAAAATACAGCTTGCTTGAAATTTGCCTTCAGCCCGAGCTGGCCGCTGAAGTAACGCTTATGCCTGTCAAAAAGCTAGGCGTGGACGCCGCCATTTTATATTCAGATATTATGAATCCAGTTGCTTCTATTGGTATTGATTTTGATATCGTCAAGGATGTCGGTCCGGTTATCCATAATCCGATTCGGACGAAAGCCGATATTGACCGGCTGAAGCCGATTGATGTCGAGAACGATTTGTCCCACATTTTGAAGACGATCTCGATCCTGGACAAAGAGCTGGACGTTCCGCTCATTACGTTTGCCGGAGCGCCGTTTACGCTCGCCAGCTACTTGATCGAAGGCCGTCCTTCCAAAAATTACATCCGTACAAAAAGCCTGATGTACGGCGAGCCGCAGCTTTGGCATAATCTGATGGAGAAGCTCGGCGATATGGTGATCACCTATTTGCGCGCCCATATCAAGAATGGAGGCAAGGCATTCCAGGTGTTCGACAGCTGGGTAGGCGCATTGTCGTCCAAGGATTTTGAAATCTATGTCCTGCCGACGATTAAACGTATTTTTGCCGAGCTTCGGGATCTGGATGTCCCGAAGATTTATTTTCCAGGCGTGAGCTCGGGAGAACTGCTGCCGACATTGCCGGGGCTTGAGGCTGATGTAATCGGCATAGACTGGCGTGTTCCGATTCGCGAAGGCCGCCTTCGGACGGGCGGGAAGTATGCCATCCAAGGCAATTTAGATCCTTTAGTATTAACCGCGCCTATGGAAGTTATTAAGGAATATGCCCGGGAAATCATCGATCAGGGCGTCGAATCGCCAGGATTCATTTTCAATCTGGGTCATGGGCTGTTCCCCGAAGCATCGCTGGACAAGCTCCGCGAGCTGACAGAGTACGTTCATGAATACTCTGCCGAAGTGATCGCCCGTCAGAAACAGCAGACGGTATAA
- a CDS encoding LTA synthase family protein gives MPKHPGHSSKFGCKRLWRLIPGILRYRRLEYPLFVFALFWKLHYLHHNLNANNIDMNRLDNLIAIGSLILASFWTLWLSTRARSAALALLNVLLTGVIFADLVYYRYFRDFITVPVLLQAGQVGELGESISSLLLPRDLWLAADWLIAAIILGVWLLLRRLKSERLSQDGDRETGASAAHGKERPMGRLLTGLLAFMLGYVLTMGPIQHYKNTWAGELFTGNWWNLSLYNITGLLGFHYYDAYRYAKEHLSSKPALTAEEHKEIKRWFREAAEKRKAHNDTFAAYKDSNVIVVQVEALMNFVIGRQIGGEEITPHLNQLMKDSMYFASYYHQTGQGRTSDADFSSNSSLHPLPTGSVFVRFPNHNYDMLPQILGEHGYETGAYHAYEGSFWNRNAMYKAMGYDHFYHRQHYMMDEPLGWSLGDKSFFRQSLDFMTRDSRQPFYAFLVTLTSHHPYQLPASERKLDVGEFQGTLFGSYLESVHYADEALGQLIEGMKQKGIWDHTILYVYGDHDNSLKDKKPYEQFLGRSLSELDMHQIMNQVPLIIHLPDNGQAGVYQEPAGQLDMAPSLLHLLGIETDSYYMMGNDLFGSGDRFVALRSGAFTDGRVYYTPSADGLFEHGECYSLDTRELTDLEQCRRGYEEAKLRLSISDRVIQYNLLREYR, from the coding sequence GTGCCGAAGCATCCAGGCCATTCATCGAAATTTGGCTGCAAGCGTCTATGGCGGCTGATTCCGGGCATTTTGCGCTATCGCCGTCTCGAGTATCCTTTATTCGTCTTCGCCTTGTTCTGGAAGCTCCACTATCTGCATCACAACTTGAATGCGAACAATATTGATATGAACCGGCTGGATAACCTCATCGCGATCGGATCTCTGATCCTTGCCTCCTTCTGGACGCTGTGGCTGAGCACCCGTGCCCGTTCGGCAGCCCTCGCGCTGCTCAATGTCCTGCTTACGGGCGTTATTTTCGCTGATCTAGTGTATTATCGGTATTTCCGTGACTTTATCACGGTGCCCGTCCTGCTTCAGGCGGGCCAGGTAGGTGAACTTGGCGAGAGCATCTCCTCTCTGCTCCTCCCAAGGGACCTGTGGCTTGCCGCCGACTGGCTCATTGCAGCTATCATTCTAGGTGTCTGGCTGCTTCTCCGGCGGCTCAAATCTGAGCGTCTATCGCAGGACGGTGACCGCGAAACCGGCGCTTCCGCTGCACATGGCAAAGAGCGTCCGATGGGCCGCCTGCTTACGGGACTGCTGGCCTTTATGCTTGGATATGTCCTCACGATGGGGCCGATCCAGCATTACAAGAACACCTGGGCCGGCGAGCTGTTTACGGGCAACTGGTGGAATTTGTCCCTGTATAACATCACCGGACTGCTCGGGTTCCATTACTACGATGCGTACCGCTACGCCAAGGAGCATCTGAGCAGCAAACCAGCGCTAACCGCAGAAGAACACAAGGAAATCAAGCGCTGGTTCCGCGAAGCCGCAGAGAAGCGCAAGGCACATAACGATACTTTTGCCGCTTATAAGGATAGCAATGTCATCGTCGTTCAGGTGGAAGCCCTGATGAATTTCGTGATTGGGAGACAGATCGGCGGAGAGGAAATCACGCCCCATCTCAACCAGCTCATGAAGGACAGCATGTACTTTGCGAGCTATTATCATCAGACAGGACAAGGACGTACTTCGGATGCTGATTTTTCCTCAAACAGCTCCCTGCACCCGCTGCCTACGGGTTCAGTCTTCGTCCGCTTTCCGAATCACAATTACGATATGCTCCCGCAAATACTAGGCGAACACGGCTATGAGACAGGGGCTTACCATGCGTACGAAGGCAGCTTCTGGAACCGCAATGCCATGTACAAGGCGATGGGCTATGATCATTTCTATCACAGACAGCATTACATGATGGATGAACCGCTCGGCTGGTCGCTCGGGGACAAATCCTTCTTCCGCCAGTCGCTCGACTTCATGACGCGGGACAGCCGGCAGCCATTCTACGCCTTTCTAGTAACTCTGACAAGCCATCACCCCTATCAGCTGCCGGCTTCGGAGCGCAAGCTAGATGTTGGCGAATTCCAGGGAACCCTCTTCGGCAGCTATCTAGAATCCGTTCACTATGCCGATGAAGCCCTAGGACAGCTCATCGAAGGAATGAAGCAGAAAGGGATATGGGATCATACGATTCTGTATGTATACGGGGATCATGATAATTCGCTTAAGGATAAAAAGCCTTATGAGCAGTTCCTGGGCAGATCATTGTCAGAGCTCGACATGCACCAAATCATGAATCAGGTGCCCCTTATTATTCATCTGCCGGACAACGGACAAGCCGGCGTGTACCAGGAGCCAGCGGGACAGCTGGATATGGCGCCCTCTCTTCTTCATCTGCTCGGAATTGAGACCGATTCCTATTACATGATGGGCAACGATTTATTTGGAAGCGGAGACCGCTTCGTCGCGCTGCGCTCGGGGGCATTTACCGACGGGCGCGTGTACTACACTCCTTCCGCCGATGGCCTGTTCGAGCACGGGGAATGCTACAGCCTGGACACTAGAGAGCTGACGGATTTAGAGCAGTGCCGTCGAGGCTATGAAGAAGCGAAACTGCGCCTGTCCATATCGGACCGGGTCATCCAGTACAATCTGCTCCGGGAGTATCGCTAA
- a CDS encoding DUF1450 domain-containing protein encodes MANDIRICDKCNHIRMKTFVPKLQKLAPDAEIKVGCKSYCGPCGKRAFVYINGRYISAPTEDEVLTKAAPFVKKPK; translated from the coding sequence ATGGCTAATGACATTCGCATATGCGATAAATGCAATCATATACGGATGAAGACGTTTGTGCCCAAGCTGCAGAAGCTGGCGCCGGACGCGGAGATTAAGGTTGGCTGCAAATCTTATTGCGGCCCATGCGGGAAGCGGGCGTTCGTATACATTAACGGACGCTACATCAGCGCTCCGACCGAAGACGAGGTATTGACCAAGGCGGCTCCTTTCGTGAAGAAGCCCAAATAA
- a CDS encoding HesB/IscA family protein, translating into MSVKITRNAAKVIKRELDKEENKGLALKVFITHAHGDHAHYGLDLVKPAETDQIVATDKEIDVVIDLNEPLLEGVKIDYLYFPEEGFVITNPSKGNHGDH; encoded by the coding sequence ATGAGCGTAAAAATTACCCGCAATGCGGCGAAGGTGATAAAGAGGGAATTGGATAAAGAAGAGAACAAGGGTCTTGCGTTGAAAGTGTTCATCACTCATGCTCATGGGGATCACGCCCATTACGGACTCGATTTGGTCAAGCCTGCCGAGACGGACCAAATCGTGGCTACGGACAAAGAAATCGACGTCGTTATTGATCTGAACGAACCGCTTCTTGAAGGCGTGAAGATCGACTATCTATATTTTCCGGAGGAAGGCTTCGTTATTACGAATCCATCCAAAGGAAATCACGGTGATCACTAG
- a CDS encoding CapA family protein has product MYPPRSDKYRRRKQEKQRRYSRFWLTLNVSLIIAIIALGAYYYVGEIIVPNTEGSQDPASVQHPADHTADPPNESDGQSRTDETNSGYDTDTDPAQSVDPAGAKAGEGMDSGQSPPPSDEDDGGLLAPGEQEPEELLHLHFAGDTIFSGSIASKLEKEGYHYPYEYIRELFENDDLSVLNLETPVTDRGTPAEDKSFVFKALPKVLSPMREAGVDAVNLANNHSLDQGVEGLLDTTKHLHDHDIHYFGAGKNKQEAYAPLYLERKGITIALCGFSRVIPHSDWAAGKNKPGLAVAYDSAEAVKAVQSARQNADLVIVVAHWGKERTTKLEKHQTSLAHAFIDAGADLIIGGHPHVLQGMERYKGKWIVYSTGNFIFTKKSSAPDTWDTAVFEAKCSKKGVCQMKLLPFRTEVGQPVPLQGEEGAEVLRKVESLSKNIAIDASGAVHSLIDG; this is encoded by the coding sequence ATGTACCCACCAAGATCAGATAAATACCGTAGGCGAAAACAGGAGAAACAGCGCAGGTACAGCCGCTTCTGGCTTACGCTCAATGTATCGCTGATCATCGCGATCATTGCTTTGGGCGCCTATTACTACGTCGGAGAGATCATTGTTCCGAACACGGAGGGCAGCCAGGATCCGGCTTCTGTTCAGCATCCTGCCGATCACACAGCGGATCCGCCGAACGAGAGCGACGGCCAGTCCAGGACGGATGAAACCAATTCTGGCTATGATACGGATACGGATCCGGCGCAAAGCGTCGATCCGGCTGGAGCCAAGGCAGGCGAGGGGATGGATTCAGGCCAGTCTCCACCGCCTTCCGATGAGGATGACGGCGGGTTACTTGCGCCAGGCGAACAGGAGCCTGAGGAGCTGCTGCATTTACATTTCGCCGGAGACACGATTTTCTCGGGAAGCATTGCATCGAAGCTGGAGAAGGAAGGCTATCATTATCCTTATGAATATATTCGTGAACTGTTTGAAAACGACGACTTAAGCGTGCTGAACCTGGAGACTCCGGTTACGGACCGCGGAACGCCGGCGGAGGATAAATCCTTCGTGTTCAAGGCGCTGCCCAAAGTGCTGTCCCCGATGCGTGAGGCGGGGGTTGACGCTGTTAACCTGGCCAATAACCATTCGCTGGACCAGGGCGTCGAAGGATTGCTTGATACGACGAAGCATTTGCATGACCATGACATCCATTACTTCGGAGCAGGGAAAAATAAACAGGAAGCCTATGCCCCTTTGTATCTGGAACGAAAAGGAATTACAATTGCGCTCTGCGGGTTCAGCCGCGTCATCCCCCATTCAGATTGGGCGGCAGGCAAGAACAAGCCTGGCCTGGCCGTTGCCTATGATTCGGCGGAGGCTGTTAAAGCGGTGCAGAGCGCCAGGCAAAATGCTGACCTAGTTATCGTCGTGGCCCACTGGGGGAAGGAACGGACGACGAAACTGGAGAAGCATCAGACCTCGCTGGCTCACGCATTTATCGATGCCGGGGCGGATCTGATTATCGGCGGCCACCCTCACGTGCTTCAAGGCATGGAGCGTTATAAAGGCAAATGGATTGTTTACAGCACCGGTAATTTTATTTTTACCAAAAAATCATCGGCTCCCGATACTTGGGATACTGCCGTATTTGAAGCCAAATGTTCGAAGAAGGGCGTTTGCCAGATGAAGCTGCTGCCTTTCCGTACGGAAGTCGGCCAGCCGGTTCCGCTGCAGGGCGAGGAAGGGGCGGAGGTTCTCAGAAAGGTGGAGAGCCTGTCTAAAAATATCGCTATTGACGCCAGCGGCGCCGTGCACAGTTTAATTGACGGTTAA